CCAATTGTCTTTTTCTTATTTTCATAGAAGTTATTTATTAAAGAATCTATTCATTTTTTATAGCCTCTAAGGCACTAAGATTCATGGCTCTTCTGGCGGGAGAATATCCTGATACAATACCAATAAAAGTTGCAAAAACAACTGCTGCTATTGCTAATTCAATAGGAATAACAGACATGCCAGTACTTCCTCTCATAGGTCCTAAAAAGCCGCCGCCTATTTTATTTAGGCCAAAAGAGATGCTATAACTAAATAATAGGCCTACCATACCTCCACAAAAACCTATAATCCCCGCTTCGATAAGAAATAGTTTTTTTATATCGGATAAATTAGCTCCTAACACCTTCATTACACCAATCTCTCTTGTTCTTTCATAAATACTCATAATCATAGTATTCGTAATTCCTATAGCTGCTACAAACAAGCTTACTGCACCAATTCCTCCTAAAATCGCTTGCATTTTAGCTGAAGTCTCCTTCATAGACTTTAGCATATCTGTTAGACTAAAGGTTTGGAAACCTTTTGCCTTAATTTCCTCCTGTATTCTTTCTACATCATTTATTTCCTTAGCTTTTACACTTATTTTTTCATATTTATTATTATCTTGTCTCCTATCTCTATAGGATGCATCCTGTCGATTTGTCCGTCGATCTTCTTCGATAATCTTTTCTAAGGTTGTGATATTCATATAAGCATAATAGTCTTTTTCACTAAAACTCTCAGCCAATATACCCACTCCCTTAACATTATGCGCCTTTGGAGGTGTGGCTTTCGTTTCAGATTCTTCTCTGACATTTCTTACTTCCCCATAGTTCATATCTGAAGTTAAAATTAAGTTATTACTAATTAAATCAACATTGTTATTAGCGCCGTATTGATAAGCATTTTTTAAACGCGGATTATAAAACTGCATTGCCACATTTTTTCCAAATACCATAGCTTCTTTATCTGAAGGTAACAGAAGTCTTCCCTTATCTATGTTAAAATCAAAAGCCTCCATAATTTCAGGATCTATACCAATGACAGGTACATAGCCTACCATTCTGCCTACTGCCATTTTGTAATAGGCATTTTTAACAGGCATTACTGCCTCTACTCCTGGTATTTGCTTAAAATAATAGACTGCTTGATCATCTAAGCTCACTTGTTTTTGCTGTTGAGAAGACATGGAATCATCATAGTATCTGTAGTTATGTACCTCAATAATATTTAAATTTCCCATTTGAGACAACTGTTCTTTAAAACTCCTGTCCATTGCAATGCCCAAGGAAAGCATAATAACAATGGAGCTTGTACCTATGATGACACCAAGAATGGTAAGAAAAGTTCTGGTCTTTCTTTTCCATAAACTCTCCAAAGACATTTTTAGTAGATCCAAGCTACTCATACATATCCACTTCCTCTAATCTCTTTTTACGCCTTCTATAAAGAGTTATTCCTACAATGCCACCGACAATGATGATACCAATGATTACAAAAAGCTTTCTTCTACCTGAAGATTCCCTTACATTCTCAGGCTGTTGAAAAG
The sequence above is drawn from the Clostridium formicaceticum genome and encodes:
- a CDS encoding ABC transporter permease, whose protein sequence is MSSLDLLKMSLESLWKRKTRTFLTILGVIIGTSSIVIMLSLGIAMDRSFKEQLSQMGNLNIIEVHNYRYYDDSMSSQQQKQVSLDDQAVYYFKQIPGVEAVMPVKNAYYKMAVGRMVGYVPVIGIDPEIMEAFDFNIDKGRLLLPSDKEAMVFGKNVAMQFYNPRLKNAYQYGANNNVDLISNNLILTSDMNYGEVRNVREESETKATPPKAHNVKGVGILAESFSEKDYYAYMNITTLEKIIEEDRRTNRQDASYRDRRQDNNKYEKISVKAKEINDVERIQEEIKAKGFQTFSLTDMLKSMKETSAKMQAILGGIGAVSLFVAAIGITNTMIMSIYERTREIGVMKVLGANLSDIKKLFLIEAGIIGFCGGMVGLLFSYSISFGLNKIGGGFLGPMRGSTGMSVIPIELAIAAVVFATFIGIVSGYSPARRAMNLSALEAIKNE